Proteins encoded together in one Falco biarmicus isolate bFalBia1 chromosome 4, bFalBia1.pri, whole genome shotgun sequence window:
- the XIRP1 gene encoding xin actin-binding repeat-containing protein 1 has translation MSEAQKSSKVAIKTMEDDLPPPPALGSVQVTPQGSQDLNALPVPPPKQAFSKFYQQRQVNELKRLYRHMHPELRKNLEEAVTEDLAEMLNTEDPSAQASVNLDKVLPGEVQSMRWIFENWALDTIGDHQATKKLTEEEIIPGGDVKSTSLRFENQSINGDSLSTSTKVPDTDLARGDVHTARWLFETQPLDSLNKLYLDETEVQEAVLREPVQGGDVKGARQLFEAQSLDAIGRCCSVEEKSILQLKSEIQELKGDVKKTVRLFQTEPLCAIRDKTGNIHEIKSVCREEIQSNAVRTARWLFETQPLDTINKDTSKVQIIRGISLEEIGRPDVSGARWIFETQPLDAIREITVEEQDFKASTDFVTGADVSKQRMLFETQTLDSLKGEASESVVAKEQVIGGDVKSTLWLFETQPMETLKDNFEVGRLKKVELSAEEKGDVKQRKHVFETCPLGSISKAFEEEMPATSMEEVVKGDVKSFKTLFETLPLDSIKQADTEPVTKEEERIPAGNVKANQILFETTPLYAIKDSFGNFHEVTSVSREQIMSGDVKNYKWMFETRPLDQFDESTKKVDIIRGITKQEVVAGDVRTAKWLFETQPMDVIHHQAMQGEEHPSVKREISQRGDVKTCRWLFETQPMHTLYEKAEKKQEEDGSVPQADVKSYTWMFETQPLDSLKGQEEQYLQVSKAYSQEELQGVDVKTVRHLFETEPLGSGVVGEADRKKTIRYSSRVEIQSGEVSRVKEFFEAKPLDTATKPTSQKDDGTIEAGSVHKFTWLFENYPMDSLKDNSEGIQEIPPEKDVKRGDVGGKRFVFETYSLDQIHDKVDETELQKIQKDTMSKANVKSCTMLFESQPLYAIQDKEGGYHEVTSVQKEEIMKGDVKGARWLFETKPLDQIKKEEEVFVIRAVTQEDIKEGDVQAARWRFETEPLDSFSGGKMSVPRTVDDVQKGDVQSNKQLFESQQVGQKKYVRMVSVSDVQRGDVRTSTWLFENQPVDSLYGDAERGPPISTVQREDSQKGDVKRCTWLFETQPMDTLKDREVMASTGAQEAIPRADVKSTTWLFESTPLDKFSASEGGIETELKERTMKETLETLCACQAIQHDGILIETNDMESVKMVKYQLSSPGAPEVLKEEIVGGHLQRIMLQLLHRTNVEAQSVLVEEDREGKIKVSPLQLLDQSEAVKGKEDLSGDVTKALQSLLSQDASIKKGMVLQETKSGSVKMTLYSLLFHSVQQKVVKGDVKSTIGNLLASSQEQKAAATVKREDNEKGNVQLFASCIEKGDLDYLKNLQQESEIQSLISSQAEQGADESAPRVVQGAKIHILPNKEQIEKAVAEGEPGAVEGAEKVFTYESMGKEGVLEREAVPAAGVTGTTVQCLGKPLPTVKGKEEILSGGLKVTTKSIQRVADVSKKAEKEAATTDGLKEPKATMQGKFPTQVTAQRGEVSGKQQNMMTGEASQMQPEEKALGSDLQAAMQSLRLATAEAKNIQHHVQSKLQKNREEVYTAYRQQAASTQGTVTLQSTVRQQDSASTTQESSSTAVRTTTTRVQEASKTHTSVSQKSIASHKKVSASEEVQGGQLLSQESQVVPSRDVSIKDGLYTATPVKTYINPFVESDYKEQSVQEERDVIIRGDVQTAIRALQSAATEQRLVEKEDVVRGNLKATLQSLEKSNVNVSRGDFKAAMIYRNAGQSYSVCKKKNETQVVSNQTAVVASGSQADNDFPPPPSVAVMKAEHCPPSTKATKEGALPLPTSKDEAPGCSAPFQTPLLSPPSLSCKPSDQSPAEKPRTPPKPEITAPPRKKPIPPPKPEHLLHEAHSASANNSTTRPAKPIPPPLPPKPAGLRDISKPKPPPTELELSCMEVREQSGLGEVQAKCCTLETPVNTPVTAQGVSPETKMPKNIAKTPLQIAEERYKASKGGQGKVESDSAKTSKPMTNGVVSFEVKQGMMSGKAAAPRRCPGEVVQRHTDLCQDKNGCSSVSHPTCPGRAQTLNVPGQTQPSTSLVGHTTHPKREGDIAQYAPSKVERESVSNSYESWDSQRVLQQVNERRQMCQSMSCHQQSMNSFEQQQQENSGQLKCPDGEAETPAQEKPGVVMREKTKRETEDERRKRLSVHKEEIMKGNVKEAMEIFENIRRQKELQEILTRVREFEEETSKVDVKALKSFFEKVPDWVVHQKAHQAKQQNRAETLAKEDADSVPSVELVFGDLERASAEIIHLKEQTLARLLDIEEAIKKALYSVSSLKSESDIAGLSGLFKESLGSTQSSVSSSNIRKISIVSSKAKQEGMTLETGEAASVEGAKVAEKTEVTKAELEVPHLVQSRVSSPSSPSYISIESAARKPTESPRTAHSPWDIPSPDCLDTPGKRDAFAQGSFSSFNHPSAGSTGHDMTPFEKSPEPVQTKAGLSSVKQHTLGNTNHSISEKERCPPDTSKGSCHCGMKGGFSDYCSLNVPSPQNPRRQKSILELQTGPDGSKLYGATRTVMEQYEEMDQFGNKIITSSTTVTKQSETQTSSTCDVVSHPQYEVSASPVFRRYLKSPSEDFHTNGSFQEPGVVFVTFGNSKPKK, from the coding sequence ATGTCAGAAGCACAGAAATCATCCAAAGTTGCCATCAAGACAATGGAAGATGACTTacctccccctcctgcccttgGCTCAGTCCAGGTAACCCCTCAAGGGAGCCAGGATCTCAATGCACTCCCTGTGCCTCCTCCAAAGCAAGCCTTCTCCAAGTTCTACCAGCAGCGTCAAGTGAATGAGCTAAAGAGGCTCTACAGACACATGCATCCTGAGCTCAGGAAGAATTTGGAAGAAGCTGTGACTGAGGACCTGGCAGAAATGCTTAATACTGAAGATCCCAGTGCACAGGCATCTGTGAACCTGGACAAAGTTCTTCCAGGAGAGGTTCAGTCCATGCGCTGGATTTTTGAGAACTGGGCACTTGACACCATTGGGGACCATCAAGCCACAAAGAAGCTGACAGAAGAAGAGATCATTCCCGGTGGGGACGTGAAAAGTACTTCCTTGAGGTTTGAAAACCAGTCAATCAATGGGGACAGCCTGTCAACATCAACCAAGGTACCAGATACAGACCTTGCCAGAGGAGACGTGCATACTGCCCGGTGGCTGTTTGAAACCCAACCACTAGACTCATTAAACAAACTGTATTTGGATGAAACCGAAGTGCAGGAGGCGGTTCTCAGGGAGCCTGTCCAGGGAGGTGATGTGAAAGGGGCCAGACAGCTCTTTGAAGCACAGTCCTTGGATGCTATAGGACGCTGCTGCTCAGTGGAGGAGAAGAGCATCCTACAACTCAAGTCAGAAATCCAGGAGTTAAAAGGCGATGTTAAGAAGACTGTCAGGCTCTTCCAAACAGAGCCCCTCTGTGCTATCAGAGACAAAACTGGGAACATCCATGAAATCAAGTCTGTCTGCCGAGAAGAAATTCAAAGCAATGCAGTCAGAACGGCTCGCTGGCTGTTTGAGACTCAGCCCCTGGATACCATCAACAAGGACACTTCCAAAGTGCAAATAATCCGTGGGATCTCATTGGAAGAGATTGGAAGGCCAGATGTCAGTGGAGCAAGGTGGATATTTGAAACTCAGCCCCTAGATGCCATCAGAGAAATTACCGTGGAAGAACAGGATTTCAAGGCTTCAACGGATTTTGTCACAGGGGCAGATGTCAGTAAGCAGCGAATGCTCTTTGAGACCCAGACTCTTGATTCTCTGAAAGGAGAAGCTTCAGAAAGTGTTGTAGCCAAAGAACAAGTCATTGGCGGTGATGTGAAATCTACACTCTGGCTATTCGAAACCCAGCCCATGGAGACCCTGAAAGACAATTTTGAGGTGGGACGTTTAAAGAAAGTAGAgctttcagcagaggaaaaaggagatgtgaagcaaagaaaacatgtcTTTGAGACCTGTCCCCTTGGCAGCATCTCCAAGGCATTTGAGGAAGAAATGCCAGCCACCAGCATGGAAGAGGTAGTGAAAGGGGATGTGAAGTCTTTCAAGACCCTGTTTGAGACTCTCCCCTTAGACAGCATTAAACAGGCTGACACTGAGCCCGTCaccaaagaagaggaaaggattCCAGCTGGCAACGTcaaagccaaccaaatcctgTTTGAGACAACACCTCTGTATGCCATCAAGGATAGCTTTGGCAACTTCCACGAAGTCACCTCTGTGAGCAGAGAGCAAATCATGAGTGGTGATGTCAAGAACTACAAATGGATGTTTGAAACAAGGCCCCTGGACCAGTTTGATGAAAGCACCAAGAAAGTGGATATAATACGGGGGATCACAAAACAAGAGGTGGTGGCTGGTGACGTCAGAACAGCCAAGTGGCTCTTTGAAACTCAGCCCATGGACGTCATTCATCACCAAGCCATGCAAGGTGAGGAGCATCCCTCGGTGAAGCGGGAGATCTCCCAGCGGGGGGATGTGAAGACCTGCAGGTGGCTTTTTGAGACCCAGCCCATGCACACCCTGTATGAGAAGGCTgaaaagaagcaggaggaggatggcaGTGTGCCCCAAGCTGATGTGAAGTCATACACATGGATGTTTGAGACTCAGCCTCTGGACTCCCTGAAAGGCCAGGAGGAGCAGTATTTACAAGTCAGTAAGGCATACAGTCAGGAGGAATTACAGGGAGTTGATGTCAAAACTGTCCGGCACCTCTTTGAGACTGAACCCCTGGGCAGTGGTGTTGTCGGTGAAGCCGACCGAAAAAAAACCATACGGTACTCCAGTCGTGTGGAGATACAGTCTGGGGAAGTGTCCAGAGTGAAGGAGTTCTTTGAAGCGAAGCCCTTGGATACAGCCACCAAACCAACATCCCAGAAGGATGATGGGACAATTGAAGCTGGATCCGTGCACAAGTTCACTTGGCTCTTTGAGAATTACCCTATGGACTCCTTGAAGGACAACTCTGAGGGCATCCAGGAAATCCCTCCAGAGAAAGATGTCAAGAGGGGAGATGTTGGAGGCAAAAGGTTTGTATTTGAGACCTATTCCCTTGACCAAATCCATGACAAAGTGGATGAGACAGAGCTCCAGAAGATCCAGAAAGACACCATGAGCAAAGCCAATGTCAAGTCCTGCACAATGCTCTTTGAAAGCCAACCCTTATATGCTATCCAGGACAAAGAGGGGGGATACCATGAGGTCACCTCagtgcagaaagaagaaatcatgAAAGGTGATGTGAAAGGCGCCCGGTGGTTGTTTGAAACCAAGCCCCTGGATCAGatcaaaaaggaagaagaggtgtTTGTGATTAGGGCTGTCACCCAAGAGGACATCAAGGAAGGAGATGTCCAGGCTGCCAGGTGGAGGTTTGAGACAGAGCCTCTTGACTCCTTCTCAGGGGGAAAGATGTCTGTACCCAGAACAGTAGATGATGTGCAGAAGGGAGATGTTCAGTCCAACAAGCAGCTCTTTGAGTCCCAGCAAGTGGGCCAGAAGAAGTACGTGAGGATGGTCAGTGTCAGTGATGTTCAGCGGGGTGATGTGAGGACATCCACTTGGCTTTTTGAAAACCAGCCTGTGGACTCCCTCTACGGGGATGCGGAGAGAGGCCCACCTATCAGTACAGTGCAGAGAGAGGACAGCCAGAAAGGGGACGTAAAACGCTGCACCTGGTTGTTTGAAACCCAGCCAATGGACACCCTTAAGGACCGAGAAGTGATGGCCAGTACTGGGGCCCAAGAAGCCATCCCTCGTGCAGATGTGAAAAGTACAACATGGCTCTTTGAGAGCACACCCTTGGATAAATTTAGTGCTTCTGAAGGTGGTatagaaacagaactgaaagaaagGACCATGAAGGAGACTTTAGAGACACTCTGTGCTTGCCAGGCTATTCAGCATGATGGAATCCTCATCGAAACCAATGATATGGAGAGTGTGAAGATGGTGAAGTACCAGCTCAGCAGCCCAGGGGCTCCAGAGGTCCTGAAAGAGGAGATTGTGGGAGGCCATCTGCAAAGGAtcatgctgcagctcctgcacagAACCAATGTGGAAGCACAGAGTGTGCTGGTGGAGGAGGACAGAGAGGGCAAGATCAAAGTAAGCCCATTGCAGCTACTGGACCAGAGCGAAGCTGTTAAAGGCAAAGAGGACTTAAGCGGTGATGTAACTAAGGCTTTACAAAGTCTCCTCAGTCAAGACGCTTCCATCAAAAAGGGGATGGTCTTACAAGAGACAAAGTCGGGATCAGTGAAGATGACTCTCTACTCCCTCCTGTTCCATTCTGTCCAGCAGAAAGTAGTCAAGGGGGATGTGAAGTCAACGATAGGGAACCTGTTGGCTTCTTCTcaggagcagaaagcagcagcgACCGTTAAGCGTGAGGACAATGAGAAGGGGAATGTCCAGCTTTTTGCGAGCTGCATTGAGAAGGGAGATCTAGACTATCTGAAGAATCTCCAGCAGGAATCGGAGATACAATCCCTCATCTCTTCCCAAGCAGAGCAGGGGGCAGATGAGAGTGCCCCACGGGTTGTGCAGGGGGCTAAGATACATATCTTACCAAACAAAGAACAAATAGAGAAAGCAGTTGCAGAGGGTGAGCCGGGGGCTGTGGAGGGAGCAGAAAAGGTGTTCACATATGAAAGCATGGGCAAAGAGGGTGTGTTAGAGAGAGAGGCTGTGCCTGCAGCGGGTGTGACAGGAACCACTGTGCAGTGTCTTGGGAAGCCCCTGCCCACagtgaagggaaaggaagaaattctgtcGGGGGGGCTTAAAGTGACTACCAAGTCAATCCAGAGGGTTGCAGATGTCAGcaagaaggcagagaaagaagcagctaCCACTGACGGTTTGAAGGAACCCAAAGCTACGATGCAAGGCAAATTTCCAACCCAAGTGACAGCTCAGAGGGGAGAAGTGTCTGGGAAACAGCAGAACATGATGACTGGGGAAGCCAGCCAGATGCAGCCAGAAGAAAAGGCCCTCGGGAGTGATCTTCAGGCTGCAATGCAAAGCCTCAGGctagcaacagcagaagcaaaaaacattCAACACCATGTCCAGAGCAAGCTACAGAAGAACAGAGAGGAGGTCTACACAGCCTAtaggcagcaggcagccagcacgCAGGGGACAGTGACCCTTCAGTCAACTGTACGGCAGCAAGACTCAGCATCCACCacacaggagagcagcagcactgccgTCAGGACCACCACCACTAGAGTCCAGGAGGCATCCAAGACCCACACGAGCGTGTCTCAGAAGAGCATAGCATCACACAAAAAGGTCAGTGCTTCAGAGGAAGTACAGGGAGGACAACTATTGAGCCAGGAAAGCCAAGTTGTGCCTAGTAGAGATGTTAGCATTAAGGATGGCCTTTATACTGCCACACCTGTGAAAACCTATATAAACCCTTTTGTTGAGTCTGATTACAAAGAGCAATCAGTGCAAGAAGAAAGAGATGTTATTATCAGAGGGGATGTACAGACAGCTATCAGAGCACTGCAAAGTGCCGCCACAGAACAGCGCCTGGTAGAAAAGGAGGATGTTGTCCGAGGTAATTTAAAAGCCACACTTCAGTCACTGGAAAAGTCTAACGTTAATGTCTCCAGAGGGGATTTTAAAGCCGCTATGATATACAGAAATGCAGGGCAGTCCTATTCTgtgtgtaaaaagaaaaatgagactCAAGTCGTTAGTAACCAGACTGCTGTAGTGGCTTCAGGGTCGCAGGCTGATAATgactttcctcctcctccctcagtTGCTGTGATGAAAGCAGAGCATTGCCCGCCCTCAACCAAAGCAACCAAAGAAGGTGCCCTTCCACTACCAACCAGCAAAGATGAAGCCCCAGGATGTTCTGCACCATTCCAGAcccctcttctttcccctccttctttGTCCTGCAAACCCAGTGATCAGAGTCCTGCAGAGAAGCCCAGGACTcctccaaaaccagaaattactGCCCCACCCAGGAAAAAACCTATTCCCCCTCCCAAACCTGAGCACCTCTTACATGAGGCACATTCTGCCTCTGCAAATAACAGCACAACCAGACCAGCCAAACCCATCCCTCCACCCCTGCCTCCGAAACCTGCAGGCCTGAGGGATATCAGCAAGCCAAAGCCTCCTCCCACAGAGCTGGAATTAAGCTGTATGGAAGTTCGTGAACAATCAGGCCTTGGGGAGGTTCAGGCAAAATGCTGCACTTTGGAGACACCTGTGAACACGCCTGTCACCGCCCAGGGTGTGAGCCCTGAGACCAAGATGCCAAAAAACATTGCCAAAACCCCTCTTCAAATTGCAGAGGAAAGGTACAAGGCCAGCAAAGGAGGACAAGGAAAAGTGGAATCAGACAGTGCTAAGACTTCAAAACCAATGACAAACGGAGTGGTTAGTTTCGAAGTCAAGCAGGGAATGATGagtgggaaagcagcagctccaagGAGATGCCCAGGTGAAGTAGTTCAGAGGCATACAGATCTGTGCCAAGACAAGAATGGGTGCTCTTCAGTATCACATCCAACCTGTCCTGGTAGAGCACAGACACTCAATGTGCCAGGACAGACTCAGCCAAGCACCTCCCTTGTGGGTCACACCACTCATCCAAAGAGAGAAGGTGACATTGCACAGTATGCCCCATCCAAGGTGGAAAGGGAAAGTGTGTCTAATTCTTATGAATCATGGGATAGTCAAAGAGTCCTGCAGCAGGTAAATGAAAGGAGGCAAATGTGTCAATCAATGTCTTGCCATCAGCAGTCGATGAACTCCTTtgagcagcaacagcaggagaATAGTGGGCAACTGAAATGTCCTGATGGGGAGGCAGAGACACCTGCCCAGGAGAAGCCAGGTGTTGTTAtgagggaaaaaaccaagagagaaacagaagatgaGCGTCGGAAGAGGCTGTCAGTACACAAAGAGGAGATCATGAAAGGCAATGTCAAGGAGGCTATGGAGATCTTTGAGAACATCAGGAGACAGAAGGAGCTGCAAGAGATCCTGACTCGGGTGAGGGAGTTTGAGGAGGAGACAAGCAAAGTGGACGTAAAAGCTCTGAAGAGCTTCTTTGAGAAGGTCCCTGACTGGGTCGTTCATCAGAAGGCCCACCAGGCCAAGCAACAGAACAGGGCTGAGACACTGGCAAAGGAAGATGCTGACAGTGTCCCCTCGGTGGAGCTGGTGTTCGGGGACCTGGAACGGGCCAGTGCTGAGATTATCCACCTGAAGGAGCAGACACTTGCCCGGCTCCTGGACATCGAGGAGGCCATCAAGAAAGCTCTTTATTCTGTCTCTAGTCTCAAGTCCGAGTCAGACATCGCTGGGCTCTCAGGGTTGTTCAAGGAGTCTCTGGGGAGTACCCAAAgctctgtgagcagcagcaatATCCGTAAAATCAGCATTGTCTCAAGCAAAGCCAAGCAGGAGGGAATGACATTGGAAACAGGGGAAGCAGCATCTGTGGAAGGTGCAAAGGTGGCAGAAAAGACTGAGGTAACCAAGGCAGAGCTAGAGGTCCCCCACCTCGTTCAGTCTCGCGTCAGCTCTCCCTCCTCACCTTCCTACATCTCCATCGAGTCTGCTGCCAGGAAACCAACAGAATCACCCAGGACAGCACATTCCCCCTGGGACATCCCTTCACCAGACTGTCTTGACACTCCAGGAAAGAGAGATGCTTTTGCTCAGGGCAGCTTTAGCTCCTTCAACCATCCATCAGCAGGGTCTACTGGGCATGACATGACCCCCTTTGAGAAGTCACCAGAGCCTGTCCAAACAAAAGCTGGGCTGAGCTCAGTGAAACAGCACACCCTTGGCAACACCAACCATTCCATCAGTGAGAAAGAGAGGTGCCCTCCAGACACCTCCAAAGGCAGCTGCCACTGTGGGATGAAAGGAGGATTTTCAGATTACTGCTCCCTGAACGTCCCCAGCCCGCAAAATCCGCGGAGGCAGAAAAGCATCTTGGAGCTTCAGACAGGGCCCGATGGCTCCAAGCTCTATGGAGCCACTCGGACTGTTATGGAGCAGTATGAGGAAATGGACCAGTTTGGAAACAAAATCATCACTTCATCCACCACAGTCACCAAGCAGTCTGAGACACAAACATCTTCCACGTGCGATGTGGTCTCTCATCCCCAATATGAGGTATCAGCCTCACCCGTGTTTCGGAGGTACCTGAAGAGCCCAAGTGAAGACTTCCACACCAACGGCAGTTTTCAGGAGCCAGGAGTTGTCTTTGTCACCTTTGGCAACTCCAAGCCAAAGAAATAG